A part of Fimbriiglobus ruber genomic DNA contains:
- a CDS encoding transposase — translation MPHGWNLTRFLAVLGQPEHLTLMRDIFDHMVQRLGLAVPDLGTHTAGDSTGLRGRLEPHAQRRTGEVADGLPQASGGRKEYKDDDGHVTKVVEWFGYKLHLLVDVKREVVLAFDITDTKAGDNERMEALVDQAEANLPADRVETLAYDKAADDIKVHEVLHEHDIKPVIENRSCGPKNGEREKVIGGRVPLHGKRTVNGRLAG, via the coding sequence GTGCCCCACGGGTGGAACCTGACCCGCTTCCTCGCCGTCCTCGGACAGCCCGAACATCTCACCCTGATGCGGGACATCTTCGACCACATGGTTCAGCGACTCGGCCTCGCCGTGCCCGACCTCGGCACCCACACGGCCGGCGATTCCACCGGCCTGCGGGGGCGGCTCGAACCCCACGCCCAACGCCGAACCGGTGAGGTCGCCGACGGACTTCCCCAAGCCAGCGGCGGACGCAAGGAGTACAAGGACGACGACGGCCACGTCACCAAAGTCGTCGAATGGTTCGGGTACAAACTGCACCTGCTCGTCGACGTGAAACGCGAGGTCGTTCTGGCGTTCGACATCACCGACACCAAGGCCGGTGACAACGAACGGATGGAAGCGTTGGTCGATCAGGCCGAGGCGAACCTGCCCGCCGACCGGGTGGAAACGCTGGCCTACGACAAGGCGGCGGACGACATCAAGGTCCACGAGGTGCTCCACGAGCACGACATCAAACCGGTGATCGAGAACCGGTCGTGCGGGCCGAAGAACGGCGAGCGGGAGAAGGTGATCGGCGGCCGGGTGCCACTGCACGGTAAGCGTACGGTGAACGGGCGTCTTGCGGGGTGA
- a CDS encoding transposase encodes MAQAVLVLARWILDPEQLADNYETHRGLCYTRVLAFPSFVHLLWSCLTGPWKSARAGLVKARDEQTLGVSLKSFYDKLKNTPVDVSLGFFRDGVRRLRQLVPSDPPGCPASLRRHPCLIMDGKVIKHVQRRLKALRHDQQNACKLLGPRTLVAADRWSGQVVEVVADLDGEANDVKLTGPLLDRLRAAFRDHFLMIGDRAFGIFSVAHGIVARGGDFLVRLHGMTTYEPEASRSAVGSTDRFGRTVREEWGWIRRGKETSAARESLPVRRITVFRGNTRLVLITSLADRDTFPVGDLLDAYLARWDIEGLFQEVTDVFHLRNLFSTTPQGMLFQLTLCFLMCNVLQTVKQSIARHQTRDAKTISSEMLFRDVQEELIAAAKLLSADVIADLVPVFPTADALRAYLDGLLKGCWYDRWKKANYRPRDPSKPRREKPKRVRQKKKT; translated from the coding sequence TTGGCCCAAGCGGTCCTGGTCCTGGCCCGCTGGATATTGGACCCCGAACAGCTCGCAGACAACTACGAGACCCACCGCGGGTTGTGCTATACCCGCGTCCTGGCGTTCCCGTCGTTCGTACACCTCCTGTGGTCGTGTCTGACCGGCCCGTGGAAGAGCGCCCGGGCGGGACTCGTGAAGGCGCGGGACGAACAGACCCTGGGGGTGTCCCTGAAGTCGTTCTACGACAAGTTGAAGAACACCCCCGTCGACGTGTCCCTCGGGTTCTTTCGGGACGGCGTCCGGCGCCTCCGCCAACTCGTCCCGTCGGATCCGCCCGGATGCCCGGCGTCCCTCCGCCGCCATCCGTGTCTGATCATGGACGGCAAGGTGATCAAACACGTCCAGCGGCGGCTGAAGGCTCTCCGCCACGACCAGCAGAATGCGTGCAAACTGCTCGGCCCGCGGACGCTGGTGGCGGCCGACCGGTGGTCCGGTCAGGTGGTCGAGGTGGTGGCCGACCTGGACGGCGAGGCGAACGACGTGAAACTCACCGGACCCCTCCTCGACCGCCTCCGGGCGGCGTTCCGGGATCACTTCCTGATGATCGGGGATCGGGCGTTCGGGATTTTTTCGGTCGCCCACGGGATCGTCGCCCGGGGCGGGGATTTCCTGGTCCGGCTGCACGGCATGACGACGTACGAGCCGGAGGCGTCGCGGTCGGCGGTGGGTTCGACCGACCGATTCGGGCGGACCGTGCGTGAGGAGTGGGGGTGGATTCGGCGGGGGAAAGAGACGTCGGCGGCCCGCGAATCACTGCCCGTGCGGCGGATCACGGTGTTCCGGGGGAACACCCGACTGGTGTTGATTACCAGCCTGGCGGACCGGGACACGTTCCCGGTCGGCGACTTACTGGATGCGTATCTGGCCCGGTGGGACATTGAGGGCCTGTTCCAAGAAGTCACCGACGTGTTTCACCTGCGGAACTTATTTAGTACGACTCCACAGGGCATGCTGTTCCAACTGACGCTCTGCTTTCTGATGTGTAATGTCCTGCAAACCGTCAAGCAGTCGATCGCCCGGCACCAGACACGGGATGCGAAGACGATCTCGTCGGAGATGTTGTTCCGGGACGTCCAGGAGGAATTGATCGCGGCCGCGAAGCTGTTGTCCGCGGACGTGATCGCCGACTTGGTGCCCGTATTCCCCACGGCCGACGCGCTCCGCGCGTACCTGGACGGGTTGCTCAAGGGGTGCTGGTATGATCGCTGGAAGAAAGCCAACTATCGACCCCGCGATCCGTCGAAGCCTCGACGAGAGAAGCCGAAACGGGTCCGACAAAAGAAAAAAACATGA
- the atpD gene encoding F0F1 ATP synthase subunit beta produces the protein MTTATTPLPEAVHRNHGVVTAVRGSVIDARFEHDLPSIYTVLRTGPEGRIVFEVLEQLDAYHVRGIALTPTGGLARGTAVEDSGGPLRVPVGKNIKSRMFDVFGTAIDRLGDVADVEWRSVHRAPPPLARRSTKSEVFETGIKIIDVLVPLERGGKAGLFGGAGVGKTVLLTEMIHNMAKRHDGVSIFCGIGERCREGEELYREMKKTGVLPNMVMVYGQMNEPPGSRFRVGHAALTMAEYFRDDEHRDVLLLVDNIFRFIQAGMEVSGLMGQMPSRLGYQPTMGTELSQLEERIANTDTGAISSIQAVYVPADDFTDPAAVHTFSHLSASIVLTRKRASEGLFPAVDPLQSSSEMATPGVVGERHYHLAQEIRRTLAQYADLKDIIAMLGLEQLSADDRKVVVRARQLERFLTQPFFTTEQFTGAAGKLVSLADALDGCERILHDEFKDYPESALYMIGAIGEAKKPEPHDKPVARVEPGSKPQTGPVPGTEVSGATRPHDA, from the coding sequence ATGACAACCGCCACGACACCACTTCCGGAAGCCGTCCACCGGAACCACGGCGTGGTCACCGCCGTCCGCGGCAGTGTGATCGACGCGCGGTTTGAACACGATCTGCCGTCCATTTACACCGTGTTGCGCACCGGCCCCGAAGGCCGCATTGTGTTCGAAGTGCTGGAGCAACTCGACGCGTACCACGTCCGGGGGATCGCACTCACGCCGACCGGCGGCCTGGCCCGCGGCACGGCGGTGGAGGACAGCGGTGGCCCGCTCCGGGTGCCGGTCGGCAAAAACATCAAGTCGCGCATGTTCGACGTATTCGGGACCGCCATCGACCGTCTGGGGGACGTCGCGGACGTGGAATGGCGCAGCGTCCACCGGGCGCCGCCCCCGTTAGCCCGGCGGTCGACGAAGTCCGAAGTGTTTGAAACGGGCATCAAGATCATCGACGTCCTCGTGCCGCTGGAGCGCGGCGGCAAGGCCGGTTTGTTCGGCGGGGCGGGCGTGGGCAAAACGGTGCTGCTCACGGAGATGATCCACAACATGGCGAAGCGGCACGACGGCGTGAGCATTTTCTGCGGCATCGGCGAGCGGTGCCGCGAGGGCGAGGAACTGTACCGGGAGATGAAAAAGACCGGCGTGCTGCCGAACATGGTCATGGTCTACGGCCAGATGAACGAACCGCCGGGAAGCCGGTTCCGGGTGGGGCACGCGGCCCTGACGATGGCCGAATACTTCCGCGACGACGAACACCGCGACGTGCTACTGCTCGTCGACAACATTTTCCGGTTCATCCAGGCGGGCATGGAAGTCTCCGGGTTGATGGGCCAGATGCCGTCGCGGCTCGGCTACCAGCCGACGATGGGGACCGAGTTGTCGCAACTGGAGGAGCGGATCGCGAACACGGACACCGGCGCTATCTCGTCCATTCAGGCGGTGTACGTTCCAGCCGACGATTTCACCGACCCGGCGGCAGTACATACCTTCTCGCACCTGTCCGCGTCGATCGTCCTCACGCGAAAGCGGGCGAGTGAAGGCTTATTCCCCGCCGTCGACCCGCTGCAATCCAGCTCCGAAATGGCCACGCCGGGCGTCGTCGGCGAGCGGCACTACCACTTGGCCCAGGAAATCCGGCGGACCCTCGCCCAGTACGCGGACCTGAAAGACATCATCGCGATGCTCGGGCTCGAACAACTCTCGGCGGATGACCGCAAAGTCGTCGTCCGTGCCCGCCAGTTGGAACGCTTCCTGACCCAGCCATTTTTCACCACCGAACAGTTCACGGGCGCGGCGGGCAAACTCGTTAGCCTGGCGGACGCACTCGACGGCTGCGAGCGCATCCTGCACGACGAGTTCAAGGATTACCCCGAGAGCGCGCTGTACATGATTGGGGCGATCGGCGAGGCCAAAAAGCCGGAGCCCCACGACAAGCCGGTCGCCCGGGTCGAGCCGGGGTCGAAACCCCAGACCGGACCCGTCCCGGGAACGGAGGTCTCAGGTGCCACCCGCCCTCATGACGCTTAA
- a CDS encoding IS701 family transposase: MTEQEIVGVGPAFARYLGRYRDVFRQDRTAAHFDTYCRGLLSDLPRKSIEPIALASGTTVRTLQLFVTTSVWSYDEARTRLHRFVADTLADLPTDPVGTVGVIDETSSRKWGDHTPGVQRQYLGCVGKVDNGIVTVHVGVTKGTFRTLLDADLFLPESWDVDRARCQAAGIPDTVRHHPKWRLALDQLLRANTNGITFDGPTFDEGYGAAVPLLTVLGVMGQRFVGEIPTNFAVRDAAGGPSRRADERLTGGHAERGRVYRLTRQTTRPSVWRVATAIVWVADRKHTLMVARNDATGEIKYFLTNATAEPVARILAVAFRRWTVEHLFRVAKQEVGLMHYEGRDYTGLMRHRTLAVVVLGFVAAHTERLRGEKPRRDDGAGVPGAQRPVRDPVPAATGNRGHPTYQRRNSIPPAAKQASHPIS; this comes from the coding sequence ATGACCGAGCAGGAAATCGTGGGCGTCGGCCCGGCGTTCGCCCGGTATCTGGGCCGGTATCGGGACGTGTTCCGGCAGGACCGCACGGCCGCCCACTTCGACACGTATTGTCGGGGCCTGTTATCCGACCTGCCGCGGAAATCGATCGAACCGATCGCGTTGGCGAGCGGGACGACGGTCCGTACCCTCCAGTTGTTCGTGACGACCTCGGTGTGGTCGTACGACGAGGCCCGGACGCGGTTGCACCGATTCGTGGCCGATACGCTGGCCGATCTCCCGACCGATCCCGTCGGAACGGTCGGGGTGATCGACGAGACGAGCAGCCGGAAGTGGGGGGATCACACTCCGGGCGTCCAACGGCAGTACCTGGGGTGTGTGGGCAAGGTCGACAATGGGATCGTGACCGTCCACGTGGGGGTCACCAAGGGCACCTTTCGTACCCTGTTGGACGCCGACCTGTTCCTACCCGAGTCGTGGGACGTGGACCGCGCGCGGTGTCAGGCGGCCGGCATCCCGGACACCGTCCGGCACCACCCGAAGTGGCGGCTGGCCCTCGACCAACTCCTCCGGGCGAACACGAACGGGATCACGTTCGACGGGCCGACGTTCGACGAAGGGTACGGGGCAGCCGTCCCGCTCCTGACCGTGTTGGGCGTGATGGGACAGCGGTTCGTGGGTGAAATCCCGACGAATTTCGCCGTCCGGGACGCGGCCGGGGGCCCCTCCCGGCGGGCCGACGAGCGGTTGACCGGGGGTCACGCCGAGCGGGGGCGAGTGTACCGGTTGACCCGCCAGACGACCCGCCCGTCGGTCTGGCGGGTGGCCACCGCCATCGTCTGGGTGGCCGACCGCAAGCACACCCTGATGGTCGCCCGCAACGACGCGACCGGGGAGATCAAGTACTTCCTGACGAACGCCACGGCCGAGCCGGTGGCTCGGATTCTCGCCGTCGCCTTCCGCCGGTGGACGGTCGAGCATCTATTCCGGGTCGCCAAACAGGAAGTCGGACTGATGCACTACGAGGGGCGGGATTACACGGGGCTGATGCGGCACCGGACCCTGGCCGTGGTCGTCCTCGGATTCGTCGCCGCCCACACGGAGCGGCTCCGGGGGGAAAAACCCAGACGTGACGATGGAGCAGGTGTGCCGGGCGCTCAACGTCCGGTGCGCGATCCTGTTCCGGCGGCGACGGGGAACCGGGGCCACCCAACATACCAGCGACGTAATTCAATACCACCAGCGGCGAAACAAGCAAGCCACCCGATCTCATAA
- a CDS encoding transposase family protein, producing the protein MPACTLYEALATLPDPRSRHGRIHPLPAVMGLVALAMLSGRKSLAGISRFGRQHGAPLAHAWASGGAKRRPSRPSPEPSAASTPRTAKRPCPGG; encoded by the coding sequence ATGCCCGCGTGTACGCTGTACGAGGCCCTCGCCACCCTCCCCGATCCCCGCAGCCGCCACGGTCGCATTCATCCCCTCCCGGCGGTCATGGGACTGGTCGCTCTGGCCATGCTGAGTGGCCGCAAGAGCTTGGCCGGGATCTCCCGGTTCGGACGGCAGCACGGGGCTCCGCTGGCTCACGCCTGGGCTTCCGGCGGGGCAAAACGCCGACCGTCTCGACCCTCTCCCGAACCCTCCGCCGCTTCGACCCCCAGGACCGCGAAGCGGCCCTGTCCCGGTGGGTGA
- a CDS encoding ISAs1 family transposase: protein MGDRPVRPHAFEHIAIDGKTLRGSRHGDVPGHHLVAAYAPAVQAVLAQVRVDAKTNEHKAALELLGILPVRGKVVTGDAMFCQRDLATQVIDSGGDYVLVAKDNQPALVADIRAGFAFATAARSIAAATSP, encoded by the coding sequence GTGGGTGACCGGCCGGTTCGACCCCACGCGTTCGAGCACATCGCGATCGACGGCAAGACGTTGCGAGGCAGCCGCCACGGGGACGTGCCCGGCCACCACTTGGTGGCCGCCTACGCACCCGCCGTCCAGGCCGTCCTCGCTCAGGTCCGGGTCGATGCCAAAACGAACGAACACAAGGCCGCCCTCGAACTCCTCGGTATCCTCCCCGTGCGGGGCAAAGTGGTCACCGGGGACGCCATGTTCTGTCAGCGCGATCTGGCCACCCAGGTGATCGATTCCGGGGGCGACTACGTCCTCGTGGCCAAGGACAACCAACCGGCCTTGGTCGCCGATATCCGAGCCGGATTCGCCTTCGCGACCGCCGCCCGATCGATCGCGGCGGCCACTTCCCCCTGA
- a CDS encoding transposase, producing MFRPPKVVEWFGYQLHLLVDVAHEVVVAYHLTDTKAGDNERIEALVEHAQANLPDDRLATLAYDKAADDGKVHEMLHDAGIKPLIQIRSCWPKDGEREKVIGGRIPLHVVHDEAGTVFCDDTVSPVPVRRARSYAGHESSRGTRKYRCPATVEGFACTSDAKCNRETSYGMTVRVPQEVDLRRFPSIPRATPQFERWYKGRTAVERVNARLKIFWGLDDGNVVGSRRFHAHVGAVLVVHLAFATLLASAQRGEGSFGDLKVQWCEGGNLFTTAGRA from the coding sequence TTGTTCCGGCCGCCCAAAGTGGTCGAGTGGTTCGGGTACCAGCTGCACCTGCTGGTCGACGTCGCCCACGAGGTGGTCGTGGCGTACCACCTCACCGACACCAAGGCCGGGGACAACGAGCGGATCGAGGCCCTGGTCGAACACGCCCAGGCCAACCTGCCGGACGACCGCCTCGCGACCCTCGCGTATGACAAAGCGGCCGACGACGGGAAGGTGCATGAGATGCTCCACGACGCCGGTATCAAGCCGCTGATCCAGATCCGCTCGTGTTGGCCGAAGGACGGCGAGCGGGAGAAAGTGATCGGCGGCCGCATCCCCCTGCACGTGGTCCACGACGAGGCCGGGACGGTGTTCTGTGACGACACCGTGAGCCCCGTCCCGGTCCGCCGGGCCAGGAGTTACGCCGGCCACGAGTCGTCCCGGGGAACGCGCAAGTATCGGTGCCCGGCCACGGTCGAGGGGTTCGCGTGTACGAGTGATGCGAAGTGCAACCGGGAGACGTCGTACGGGATGACCGTCCGGGTGCCCCAGGAGGTCGACCTGCGGCGGTTCCCGTCGATCCCGCGGGCGACCCCCCAGTTCGAGCGGTGGTACAAGGGCCGCACGGCTGTCGAGCGGGTGAACGCCCGGCTCAAGATCTTCTGGGGCCTGGACGACGGGAACGTGGTCGGGTCGCGGCGGTTCCACGCCCACGTGGGGGCCGTCCTGGTTGTCCATCTGGCGTTCGCCACCCTGCTGGCGTCGGCCCAGCGGGGCGAGGGGTCGTTCGGGGACTTGAAGGTGCAGTGGTGTGAGGGTGGCAACCTTTTCACAACCGCTGGTCGAGCGTAA
- a CDS encoding F0F1 ATP synthase subunit C: MDPMTLVALASIVTAGLTTGFGCLGPALSEGRAVAAALGSLAQQPDAAATITRTLFVGLAMIESTAIYCFVVSMILIFANPFWNHVVAKG, encoded by the coding sequence ATGGATCCCATGACGCTCGTCGCGCTGGCCTCGATCGTGACCGCCGGGCTCACGACCGGGTTCGGCTGCCTGGGGCCGGCGCTGAGCGAAGGTCGGGCCGTGGCGGCGGCGCTGGGCTCGCTCGCCCAACAACCCGACGCCGCCGCCACCATCACGCGGACCCTGTTCGTCGGGCTCGCGATGATCGAATCCACCGCCATTTATTGCTTCGTGGTCTCGATGATTCTGATATTCGCCAACCCGTTCTGGAATCACGTCGTCGCGAAAGGGTAG
- a CDS encoding ISAs1 family transposase codes for MATSVDKGHGRIEKRTLHTTTILTAEGKWKGAKQGFHVTRERTVKGKKTIEDVYGITSLSIQQANAATLLSILRDHWPIENGLHWVRDETLGEDRCRVRMGAAPHVLAAIRNAVVHLLADVDTENRPEAIEWLQIHHDEARALIGIPQSE; via the coding sequence GTGGCCACGTCGGTCGACAAGGGACATGGGCGGATCGAGAAGCGAACCCTCCACACGACGACGATTCTGACCGCCGAGGGGAAGTGGAAGGGGGCCAAGCAAGGGTTCCACGTCACCCGCGAGCGGACGGTCAAAGGGAAGAAGACGATCGAGGATGTGTACGGAATCACCAGTCTGTCGATCCAACAGGCGAATGCGGCGACACTTCTGTCCATCCTCCGGGATCACTGGCCGATCGAGAACGGATTGCATTGGGTCCGGGATGAGACCCTGGGCGAGGACCGCTGCCGGGTGCGGATGGGTGCGGCTCCGCACGTCCTGGCCGCCATCCGGAACGCCGTCGTCCATCTGTTGGCCGATGTCGACACCGAGAACCGTCCGGAGGCCATCGAGTGGCTGCAAATCCACCACGATGAAGCCCGGGCGCTGATTGGGATCCCACAAAGTGAATAA
- a CDS encoding F0F1 ATP synthase subunit A, whose protein sequence is MNLSPDQKIFWQHGFVTLNATIVTTWGLMLVMTAGAVLITRKLKTDGPISRWQSVLEILVTGIREQIREVGLRDPDKYLDFLGTLFLFVATASLFTIVPGYDPPTGSLSTTVALALCVFAAVPIFGVRARGWRGYLASYLKPTFIMLPFNIISEFARTLALAVRLFGNMMSGAMIVGILLTITPFLFPIVMTALGLLVGMVQAYIFAVLATVYIAGATGDGEG, encoded by the coding sequence GTGAACCTTAGTCCGGACCAGAAGATCTTCTGGCAGCACGGCTTCGTGACCCTCAACGCGACCATCGTCACGACCTGGGGGTTGATGCTCGTGATGACCGCGGGCGCGGTCCTGATCACGCGGAAGTTGAAGACCGACGGGCCGATATCGCGGTGGCAGAGCGTCCTCGAAATTCTGGTGACGGGCATCCGGGAGCAAATCCGGGAGGTCGGCTTGCGCGATCCGGACAAGTACCTCGATTTCTTGGGCACATTGTTCCTGTTCGTCGCCACGGCGAGCCTGTTCACCATCGTCCCCGGCTACGACCCGCCGACGGGTTCGCTCTCGACGACGGTGGCGCTGGCGCTGTGCGTGTTCGCGGCGGTCCCGATCTTCGGCGTCCGGGCGCGGGGCTGGCGCGGGTACCTGGCCTCGTACCTGAAGCCGACGTTCATCATGCTCCCGTTCAACATCATCAGCGAGTTCGCGCGCACCCTGGCCCTCGCCGTCCGCCTGTTCGGCAACATGATGAGCGGGGCCATGATCGTCGGCATCCTGCTCACCATTACGCCGTTCCTCTTCCCGATCGTCATGACCGCGCTCGGCCTACTCGTCGGCATGGTCCAGGCTTACATCTTCGCCGTCCTCGCCACCGTCTACATCGCGGGCGCCACGGGCGACGGCGAGGGCTAA
- the tnpB gene encoding IS66 family insertion sequence element accessory protein TnpB (TnpB, as the term is used for proteins encoded by IS66 family insertion elements, is considered an accessory protein, since TnpC, encoded by a neighboring gene, is a DDE family transposase.), giving the protein MRTLGPTGTIYVAVDPQDGRKGIDGLAGVVRTVLGRDPASGDLFVFKNRRGGTLKILAWMGDGFALYIRRLEAGTFAFPAAGATELAITPTHLAMILGGVEAERTRTRRRFQPAPGMSGTSTNSSNERPPSRVEWSMERSPELDIVALREQVAGLLADNTW; this is encoded by the coding sequence ATGCGGACGCTCGGCCCGACCGGCACCATCTACGTGGCCGTCGACCCGCAGGACGGCCGCAAGGGGATCGACGGTCTCGCCGGTGTCGTGCGCACCGTCCTCGGTCGCGATCCGGCCTCCGGCGATCTGTTCGTCTTTAAGAACCGGCGGGGCGGCACCCTCAAGATCCTGGCCTGGATGGGTGACGGGTTTGCCCTGTACATCCGCCGACTGGAGGCCGGGACGTTCGCGTTCCCGGCGGCCGGAGCCACGGAACTCGCCATCACGCCGACCCACTTGGCCATGATCCTCGGTGGCGTCGAGGCCGAACGGACGCGCACACGGCGGCGATTCCAGCCCGCCCCGGGGATGTCCGGGACGTCCACGAATTCGTCGAACGAGAGACCCCCGTCGCGCGTCGAATGGAGTATGGAACGGTCCCCGGAACTCGACATCGTCGCCCTCCGCGAGCAGGTCGCCGGCCTGCTCGCCGACAACACCTGGTGA
- a CDS encoding ATP synthase subunit I, whose amino-acid sequence MSELITLVPAALAGGVLGAGFFGGLWWTVTRAVSSPAPAVWFLVSMLLRTGVALAGFYFVAQGDWTRLLACLAGFLAARAAVTRLTRPAEEKPHRLAEEVGREP is encoded by the coding sequence ATGTCTGAACTCATCACCCTGGTGCCAGCGGCGTTGGCCGGCGGCGTACTCGGTGCGGGCTTCTTCGGCGGGCTGTGGTGGACGGTGACGCGGGCCGTATCCTCCCCGGCACCGGCGGTCTGGTTTCTCGTCAGCATGCTGCTGCGAACGGGCGTCGCCCTGGCCGGGTTTTATTTCGTCGCCCAGGGAGACTGGACGAGGCTGCTCGCGTGCCTCGCGGGCTTCCTCGCCGCGCGGGCCGCCGTCACCCGGCTCACCCGCCCGGCCGAAGAAAAGCCCCACCGTCTGGCGGAGGAGGTCGGCCGTGAACCTTAG
- a CDS encoding F0F1 ATP synthase subunit B, which translates to MTIDWFTVAAEAVNFLILAWLLKRFLYRPILAAIDARETGIATRLAQAAAKEAEANKQRDDFQHKNAEFDQQRGALFGKVTDEAGAERKRLIDAARAKADALRTKRREALQAEEKTLAQEIVRQTQREIFAISRKALADLAAASLEERMTDVFVRRLRELNGDEKTQLAAILRGETQGALVRSAFDLPPAQRAAIEGAIRETLAAGAPVRFETVPALLGGIELTASGHKVAWSIADYLTSLEKKVGELVESDPSQAAKQGANGHAG; encoded by the coding sequence ATGACCATCGACTGGTTCACGGTCGCCGCCGAGGCGGTCAACTTCCTCATCCTGGCGTGGTTGTTGAAGCGGTTCCTCTACAGACCCATTCTCGCCGCCATCGACGCGCGGGAGACCGGCATCGCGACCCGGCTCGCACAAGCCGCGGCCAAGGAGGCCGAGGCGAACAAGCAGCGCGACGACTTTCAGCACAAGAACGCCGAGTTCGACCAGCAGCGCGGGGCGCTGTTCGGCAAAGTCACCGACGAGGCTGGGGCCGAGCGGAAGCGGCTGATCGACGCCGCGCGGGCGAAGGCCGACGCCTTACGGACCAAGCGCCGTGAGGCGTTGCAGGCCGAAGAAAAAACGTTGGCTCAGGAGATCGTCCGGCAGACCCAACGGGAAATCTTTGCCATATCGCGTAAGGCCCTCGCGGACCTCGCGGCGGCGAGCTTGGAAGAGCGGATGACCGACGTGTTCGTGCGCCGCTTGCGGGAATTGAACGGGGACGAGAAGACGCAACTGGCTGCCATTCTCCGGGGAGAGACGCAAGGGGCTCTCGTCCGGAGCGCGTTCGACCTCCCTCCCGCCCAGCGGGCCGCCATCGAGGGGGCGATCCGAGAAACGCTCGCCGCCGGAGCCCCAGTCCGGTTCGAGACCGTGCCCGCCCTCCTCGGCGGCATCGAACTCACCGCCAGCGGGCACAAGGTGGCCTGGAGCATCGCCGACTACCTGACGTCGCTCGAAAAGAAAGTCGGCGAGTTGGTGGAATCGGACCCGTCGCAGGCAGCGAAGCAGGGGGCCAACGGCCATGCCGGCTGA
- a CDS encoding AtpZ/AtpI family protein — protein sequence MSDEPGPAPTGESNPNDESALGREVRRQAARKLKARRQAARGVWFGFGMSGLIGWSVVLPTLLGVALGVWLDEHYPARHSWTLTLLILGLVLGCWNAWHWVTKEQQGMRREEDTNDV from the coding sequence GTGAGTGACGAACCTGGACCCGCCCCGACGGGCGAGTCGAACCCGAACGACGAGTCGGCACTCGGCCGTGAGGTCCGCAGGCAGGCGGCGCGCAAGCTCAAGGCCCGGCGTCAGGCCGCCCGGGGCGTCTGGTTCGGCTTCGGCATGTCCGGACTCATCGGCTGGTCCGTCGTCCTCCCGACGCTGCTCGGGGTGGCGCTGGGCGTCTGGCTGGACGAGCACTACCCGGCCCGCCATTCCTGGACGCTTACGCTCCTGATCCTCGGCCTCGTCCTCGGTTGCTGGAACGCGTGGCATTGGGTGACCAAGGAGCAACAAGGGATGCGGCGGGAAGAGGACACGAACGATGTCTGA
- a CDS encoding F0F1 ATP synthase subunit epsilon encodes MTLKVLLPFQVFVEKEGVKRIVAQTIQGSFGLLPNRLDCVAALAPGILTYEAETGGEVYVAVDEGVLVKAGANVLVSVRNAIGGTDLGRLHEAVAREFLNLDEREKSVRSVIAKLESGFIRRFVEIKRE; translated from the coding sequence ATGACGCTTAAAGTCCTCCTGCCGTTCCAGGTGTTCGTCGAGAAGGAAGGCGTGAAGCGAATCGTGGCCCAGACGATTCAGGGGTCGTTCGGGCTGTTGCCGAACCGGTTGGACTGCGTCGCGGCCCTCGCGCCGGGAATCCTCACTTACGAAGCCGAGACGGGGGGGGAGGTCTACGTCGCCGTCGACGAAGGGGTGCTGGTCAAGGCCGGAGCGAATGTCCTCGTCTCGGTGCGCAACGCGATCGGTGGGACCGACCTCGGCCGGCTCCACGAAGCCGTTGCGCGGGAATTTTTGAACCTCGACGAGCGGGAGAAGAGCGTCCGGTCGGTCATCGCGAAATTGGAGAGCGGATTCATTCGTCGCTTCGTGGAGATCAAACGTGAGTGA